The sequence TGCGGCCCGGCGGCGGCGCGAAGTTCGCCCGTTCCGCGGGTGCCTCCGTGCAGCTGCTGGCGAAGGAGGGCACCATGGCCCACCTTCGTATGCCGTCGGGTGAGATCCGCCTGGTCGACGCCCGCTGCCGCGCCACCATCGGCGAGGTCGGCAACGCCGAGCAGTCGAACATCAACTGGGGCAAGGCCGGCCGCATGCGGTGGAAGGGCGTCCGCCCGACCGTCCGTGGTGTCGTGATGAACCCGGTCGACCACCCGCACGGTGGTGGTGAGGGTAAGACCTCCGGTGGCCGTCACCCGGTTTCGCCGTGGGGTAAGAAGGAAGGTCGTACTCGTTCGCCCAAGAAGGCGTCGAACAAGTACATCGTCCGCCGCCGCAAGACGAACAAGAAGCGCTAGGAGCGGGTTTAGATGCCGCGCAGTCTCAAGAAGGGGCCCTTCGTCGACGGCCACCTCGCCAAGAAGGTGGACGTACAGAACGAGGCAGGCACCAAGAACGTCATCAAGACCTGGTCCCGTCGCTCGATGATCGTCCCGGCCATGCTGGGTCACACCATCGCGGTGCACAACGGCAAGATCCACGTCCCGGTGTTCGTCACCGAGTCGATGGTCGGCCACAAGCTCGGCGAGTTCTCGCCGACTCGCACCTTCCGCGGCCACGTCAAGGACGACCGGAAGTCGAAGCGCCGCTAACGCGGGGTGACCTGACTATGACTTACACCGAAGGGACAACCATGGAAGCCAGGGCCCAGGCGCGGTACATCCGCGTCACGCCCATGAAGGCCCGCCGAGTGGTGGACCTCATCCGTGGCATGGATGCCACGGAGGCTCAGGCGGTCCTGCGTTTCGCCCCGCAGGCCGCGAGCGTGCCGGTTGGCAAGGTGCTGGACAGCGCCATCGCCAACGCTGCACACAACTACGACCACACGGACGCCAACTCGCTGGTCATCAGCGAGGCGTACGTGGACGAGGGCCCGACCCTGAAGCGGTTCCGTCCGCGTGCTCAGGGCCGTGCCTACCGGATCCGTAAGCGGACCAGCCACATCACCGTGGTCGTCAGCAGCAAGGAAGGAACCCGGTAATGGGCCAGAAGGTAAACCCGCACGGGTTCCGGCTCGGCATCACCACGGACTTCAAGTCCCGCTGGTACGCCGACAAGCTGTACAAGGACTACGTCAAGGAAGACGTCGCCATTCGTCGCATGATGACGAAGGGCATGGAGCGGGCCGGCATCTCGAAGGTCGAGATCGAGCGCACCCGCGACCGCGTCCGCGTTGACATCCACACCGCCCGTCCGGGCATCGTCATCGGCCGCCGCGGCGCCGAGGCCGATCGCATCCGTGGCGAGCTGGAGAAGCTGACCGGCAAGCAGGTCCAGCTGAACATCCTTGAGGTCAAGA comes from Streptomyces sp. Mut1 and encodes:
- the rpsS gene encoding 30S ribosomal protein S19, whose amino-acid sequence is MPRSLKKGPFVDGHLAKKVDVQNEAGTKNVIKTWSRRSMIVPAMLGHTIAVHNGKIHVPVFVTESMVGHKLGEFSPTRTFRGHVKDDRKSKRR
- the rplV gene encoding 50S ribosomal protein L22, with product MEARAQARYIRVTPMKARRVVDLIRGMDATEAQAVLRFAPQAASVPVGKVLDSAIANAAHNYDHTDANSLVISEAYVDEGPTLKRFRPRAQGRAYRIRKRTSHITVVVSSKEGTR